A single genomic interval of Blastocatellia bacterium harbors:
- a CDS encoding DUF4922 domain-containing protein, with translation MNVVNLPRMSWDTRILSHAELSAFEQTTRSMDWPAQVRALIRHQLAHWPLLAEGVESLSQVSVKKLWLSDYCVLAQFNPKRLASASAAVDTVSVQQRPCFLCDTNLPAEEKGLAYGDDLVILCNPFPIVSHHLSIVHRCHIEQTIIGEFERVLELAKDLSPDWFILYNGPQCGASAPDHFHVQAGARQGLPLERHVTQLRMRSVSHADEVHVVTPEQYHLNLLIAQGANGQALARWFYQAIHLLTELTASPAEPLINLIVTFDQPSWNVYLFPRAKHRPACYFAEGDDKLLVSPGAIDLAGYVVVPIEAHFRKIDAPTVKQIFSEVTLSSNVFTQLVERLRSL, from the coding sequence GTGAATGTAGTAAACTTGCCCCGCATGTCGTGGGATACGCGCATTCTCAGTCACGCCGAGTTAAGCGCCTTTGAACAGACGACGCGCTCGATGGATTGGCCAGCGCAAGTCAGGGCGCTGATCCGTCACCAACTGGCGCACTGGCCATTGCTGGCCGAGGGCGTCGAGTCGCTTTCACAAGTATCGGTGAAAAAGCTCTGGCTGTCGGATTACTGCGTGCTCGCCCAGTTTAATCCGAAACGGCTCGCCAGCGCATCGGCAGCCGTTGACACAGTCTCCGTCCAACAGCGCCCCTGCTTTCTCTGTGATACGAATTTGCCTGCAGAGGAAAAAGGCTTGGCCTACGGCGATGATCTGGTGATCCTGTGCAATCCATTTCCAATCGTGAGCCATCATCTTTCTATTGTGCACCGATGTCATATCGAGCAGACGATCATTGGAGAGTTTGAGCGCGTGCTCGAGCTGGCCAAAGACCTGTCGCCTGATTGGTTCATTCTCTACAACGGCCCGCAATGCGGCGCATCGGCGCCCGATCATTTCCATGTGCAGGCTGGCGCGCGTCAAGGATTGCCGCTGGAGCGCCACGTGACGCAGCTTCGCATGCGCTCAGTCTCCCACGCCGATGAGGTTCACGTGGTCACGCCTGAGCAATACCATCTGAATCTGCTCATCGCTCAGGGAGCAAATGGTCAGGCGCTCGCTCGGTGGTTCTACCAAGCAATCCATCTGTTGACTGAACTCACGGCCAGCCCTGCTGAACCGCTCATCAACCTAATTGTGACGTTCGACCAACCAAGCTGGAACGTCTACCTGTTCCCGCGCGCCAAGCATCGTCCGGCGTGCTACTTTGCTGAAGGGGACGACAAGCTGCTGGTCAGTCCCGGCGCGATTGATCTGGCCGGTTACGTGGTCGTTCCCATCGAAGCGCACTTTCGCAAAATTGATGCGCCGACTGTCAAGCAGATTTTCTCGGAAGTCACGCTCAGCTCGAATGTGTTCACTCAGCTCGTTGAACGGTTGAGGAGCTTATGA